One Solanum lycopersicum chromosome 4, SLM_r2.1 DNA window includes the following coding sequences:
- the LOC138348100 gene encoding uncharacterized protein, translating into MAPYKGDNVRYHLLDFPRGATSQLREPRGHIEKFNYMHSSCRNIVGVRKARWSILRDIPYYNIDTQRDIVLATMAIHNYIKQKCNVDDAFQTAEDERYIPSVDSEFGSSSNTNNEENNMEEQNDTYWMGLRDMIANEIGNVLMFVLF; encoded by the coding sequence ATGGCTCCATACAAAGGAGACAATGTGAGATATCATCTTCTCGACTTTCCTCGTGGTGCAACAAGTCAATTGCGTGAGCCAAGAGGAcatattgaaaaatttaattatatgcatTCTTCATGTAGAAATATAGTTGGTGTTCGGAAAGCAAGGTGGTCTATTTTGCGAGATATACCTTATTATAATATTGATACTCAAAGGGACATCGTACTTGCTACTATGGCCATTCACaattatattaaacaaaaatgcaacGTGGATGATGCATTTCAAACGGCTGAGGATGAGAGATATATTCCTTCGGTTGACTCCGAATTTGGCTCAAGTTCAAACACTAACAATGAAGAAAACAATATGGAAGAACAAAATGATACTTATTGGATGGGGCTTCGTGACATGATTGCTAATGAAATTGGTAACGTTTTGATGtttgtattattttag